TGTGGTAATCCAATCGTCAGAGGTGTCCACCATCTTTTCAAGGTCAAAGTTGGTAAGCACCTTATCAGGCACATAATAACCCATACCCCTTATGGTTATGCCCATTAGACCTTTACCTCTTGTGGAAGGAGCTTTTTTAGGTTTTCTGAGAGCTTTTCGTTAAAGTGATGGGTCAAAAACTCATTGGCAACCCTTATGGCGTTCTTTATAGCCTTTGCGTTTGCCCTTCCGTGGGTTATTATCACAGGCTTTTTTGCCCCAAGAAGAGGAATACCCCCATACTCTGCAAAGTCCGCCTTTTTCTTAAAGTTGTTAAGTGTAGGCTTCATGAGAAGTGCTCCCAGCTTTGCCAAAAAACTCTTTTGCACCTCCTCCTTTATCATTTGAAGGACCGCAAAGCCCAAGCTCTCACTGGCTTTAAGTATTACATTACCCACAAAACCATCGCACACTATCACATCAAAGGTTCCCGCATATATGTCTCTTCCCTCGGCGTTTCCAAGAAAGTTTAGTTTGCTGGCTTTTAAGAGGGGATAGGTTTCTTTGACAAGCTCGTTGCCTTTACCCTCCTCCTCTCCTATGCTTAGAATACCCACCCTTGGGTTTTTTATACCTAATATCTCCTCCGCATAGGTGTGTCCTATTACCGCAAAATGGAGCAGGTGTGAGGGTTTACAGTCC
This window of the Aquificaceae bacterium genome carries:
- the plsX gene encoding phosphate acyltransferase PlsX — translated: MTKIAVDCMGGDYAPEEIVKGCILAYKELGLESILVGDEEKIRQILEREKFDGLQVVHAGDVVQMHETPSNVLRKKNSSLYVAGMLVREGKAEGLVSAGNTGAVLTVGKFIIGSIPDLERPAIAVALPNPKGKTVLIDVGANVDCKPSHLLHFAVIGHTYAEEILGIKNPRVGILSIGEEEGKGNELVKETYPLLKASKLNFLGNAEGRDIYAGTFDVIVCDGFVGNVILKASESLGFAVLQMIKEEVQKSFLAKLGALLMKPTLNNFKKKADFAEYGGIPLLGAKKPVIITHGRANAKAIKNAIRVANEFLTHHFNEKLSENLKKLLPQEVKV